Proteins encoded by one window of Chondromyces crocatus:
- a CDS encoding kelch repeat-containing protein, with protein sequence MFGRGSRSGGQRSDGGGGRSVPAWLFPWALLSLGALLVLGGCGTAGRSSEPSERWPDRGAELRARFPEQAPRVLDGAIAFAATPEGFVAGGASRTGPTAGEANGEVIAREAMAGRAEGRLQVTLPGRGEGALRFTLPGFDAQVREGGAAGDGALVGGAVVYPREGGASFWAVTAGGVEEWLLFEHGVSEGRPAAVWEVDGAELRQRGAGVEVLDALGVPRLRVDAPEAVAVGGRPVEVRLAARGERIELFVRGAVGVPVLVDPSWVVVGAMDEALSYHTATELPDGRVLVAGGERTIVSDWQVDAESSLVAPGLSTARFFHPTDHTWSTAPAMGTQRTRHTAVRLLDGRVLVVGGRNGASLFASAEVYDPATNAWAVAAPMARGRRQHTATVLLDGRVLVVGGDTTSGSPTVSMSQIYDPTTDTWSPEVATHTRRGAHSATRLADGRVLIVGGQLSVSQAAAERYDPGSDTWAIVSPPQRPHTQDHAAALLPDGRVLVVGSVWIGAANEAEIYSPSTGLWASAPGVVGSWNLLPYNTYGIRGRRAVTLPDGRILLSGGHEYVSKPCGTASCQPERFYDMLRRTEIFDPVTGGWSLGPVLNAPHSMHTATLLASGKVLVTGGYASAPAMQLTPSSQAEVMTLVDPGTPCASSGDCAGAACVDGVCCDTVCEGPCEACSVAAGAAVNGVCAPISGPSCDDGNGCTEADTCDAGACVGMPVADGASCDDGTGCTVADVCAGGVCTGAPVGDGTPCDDGDACTQVDTCTGGACVGGTPVTCTPASGCDLAQCNPTTGLCVHAPLGGGTACDDGSLCTHTDRCLGGVCTGTAVPCTPSSTCQIAACNPATGSCSETPKDDGASCSDGNACTLSDICLDGQCSGADPKVCPVERSCLVASCTPGNGVCQAAVSRPDGTPCADPTSSGWLPAASLSEGRVYHTATELLDGTVLVVGAGFPVNGSWSGASYLASAERYDPVTDTWSSAGALTTARGLHTATRLPDGTVLVTGGLGQAQTATAERYDPVSNTWSVVPSMSVARSRHAATLLSSGEVLVAGGTPSTTVVERYDPTTNAWTIGTPKLRADGILAVPLLDGRVLVLGASVSNHEAYDPVTATWQVVGSTDVARSNPTATRLPSGKVLVLGGGTSTTTRRRAEVFDPATNTFTITTPLSTQRSGQGAALLADGTVLVMGSEGFDTAPPVAVERYDETSTTWPMDPPLVRGVYLHSTTRLADGRVLIAGGCTSSSAASCGTNEAWIYVPGGVFAGEGVCSESVCVAVGGPGAGSGGAGGVSQGVGGSGGASGSGGAGGSGGAGASGGAGGNGGAGGDGGAGAASQGAGGSGSVSGSGGAGASGAGGASSSSTSGAGGASSSSTSGAGGASSSGAGGQGPDEDGPGSPSSPSGHTIIQFCEISWSSEMPTTWPWCLLAGLLTLRRGRRRTVQPPNGATTDVELNLPGSPPPIVSLRRGAHLTDRPCLAPEAALHSAPSGSRHACRTTCDTPASRP encoded by the coding sequence ATGTTCGGACGAGGTTCCAGATCTGGCGGCCAGAGGTCGGACGGAGGTGGGGGTCGCTCGGTCCCGGCGTGGCTCTTCCCATGGGCGCTCCTGTCGCTCGGGGCGCTGCTCGTGCTGGGTGGCTGTGGCACTGCTGGCCGGTCCTCCGAGCCGTCGGAGCGATGGCCGGATCGAGGGGCCGAGCTGCGGGCGCGGTTCCCGGAGCAAGCGCCGCGCGTCCTCGATGGGGCCATCGCGTTCGCGGCGACGCCGGAGGGGTTCGTGGCGGGGGGCGCGTCCCGCACAGGGCCCACGGCGGGTGAGGCGAACGGCGAGGTGATCGCCCGCGAGGCGATGGCGGGCAGGGCGGAGGGCCGGCTGCAGGTGACCTTGCCCGGGCGGGGGGAAGGCGCGCTTCGCTTCACGCTGCCGGGATTCGATGCGCAGGTCCGTGAGGGCGGCGCGGCGGGAGACGGCGCGCTCGTGGGCGGCGCCGTGGTGTACCCGCGCGAGGGGGGCGCTTCGTTCTGGGCCGTGACGGCAGGCGGTGTCGAGGAGTGGCTGCTCTTCGAGCACGGGGTGTCGGAAGGGCGCCCGGCAGCCGTCTGGGAGGTGGACGGGGCCGAGCTGCGGCAGCGCGGTGCAGGGGTCGAGGTGCTGGATGCGCTCGGGGTGCCGCGGCTGCGGGTGGACGCGCCCGAGGCGGTGGCGGTGGGTGGGCGGCCGGTCGAGGTGCGGCTCGCGGCACGCGGAGAGCGCATCGAGCTGTTCGTGCGCGGCGCGGTCGGGGTGCCAGTGCTGGTCGATCCGAGCTGGGTCGTCGTCGGGGCGATGGACGAAGCGCTGAGCTACCACACGGCCACGGAGCTCCCGGACGGGCGGGTGCTCGTCGCCGGTGGGGAGCGGACGATCGTGTCCGACTGGCAGGTGGACGCGGAGTCGTCGCTCGTGGCGCCGGGCCTGTCGACGGCGCGCTTCTTCCATCCCACGGATCACACCTGGTCGACGGCGCCCGCGATGGGCACGCAGCGCACCCGGCACACCGCGGTGCGGCTCCTGGACGGGCGGGTGCTCGTCGTCGGGGGGCGGAACGGTGCCAGCCTCTTCGCCTCGGCGGAGGTCTACGATCCGGCCACGAACGCCTGGGCGGTCGCGGCGCCGATGGCGCGGGGGCGGCGACAGCACACGGCCACCGTGCTCCTGGATGGTCGGGTGCTCGTCGTGGGCGGCGACACCACGAGCGGCTCGCCCACCGTGTCGATGAGCCAGATCTACGATCCGACGACCGACACCTGGAGTCCGGAGGTCGCCACGCACACCCGCCGGGGCGCGCACTCGGCGACGCGGCTCGCGGACGGGAGGGTCCTGATCGTCGGGGGGCAGCTCTCCGTCTCTCAGGCCGCCGCCGAGCGGTACGATCCGGGGAGCGACACCTGGGCGATCGTCAGCCCGCCGCAGCGACCCCACACCCAGGATCATGCGGCCGCGCTGCTCCCCGACGGGCGGGTGCTCGTGGTGGGCAGCGTCTGGATCGGCGCCGCGAACGAGGCGGAGATCTACAGCCCGAGCACGGGGCTCTGGGCCAGCGCGCCTGGCGTCGTCGGCTCCTGGAACCTCTTGCCGTACAACACCTACGGCATCCGTGGCCGCCGCGCGGTGACGCTGCCCGATGGGAGGATCCTGCTGAGCGGCGGGCACGAGTACGTCTCCAAGCCCTGCGGCACGGCGTCCTGCCAGCCAGAGCGCTTCTACGACATGCTGCGCCGGACCGAGATCTTCGACCCGGTGACCGGCGGGTGGTCGCTCGGTCCGGTGCTGAACGCGCCGCACAGCATGCACACCGCCACCCTGCTCGCGAGCGGGAAGGTGCTCGTGACGGGCGGCTACGCGAGCGCGCCGGCCATGCAGCTGACCCCGTCCAGCCAGGCCGAGGTCATGACGCTCGTGGATCCTGGGACGCCGTGCGCATCGTCGGGCGACTGCGCCGGAGCGGCCTGCGTGGACGGGGTCTGCTGTGACACGGTCTGCGAGGGTCCCTGCGAGGCGTGCTCGGTCGCGGCGGGAGCGGCGGTGAACGGGGTGTGCGCGCCCATCTCGGGGCCGAGCTGCGACGATGGCAACGGCTGCACGGAGGCCGACACCTGCGACGCAGGCGCGTGTGTGGGGATGCCCGTGGCCGACGGCGCGAGCTGCGACGATGGGACGGGCTGCACCGTGGCCGACGTGTGCGCGGGCGGGGTGTGCACGGGAGCGCCCGTGGGGGATGGCACGCCCTGCGACGATGGCGACGCGTGCACGCAGGTGGACACCTGCACGGGCGGCGCATGCGTGGGCGGCACCCCGGTGACCTGCACGCCGGCCAGCGGGTGCGATCTCGCGCAGTGCAATCCGACGACGGGGCTCTGCGTCCACGCGCCCCTGGGGGGCGGGACGGCCTGCGACGATGGCTCCCTCTGCACGCACACGGACCGGTGCCTGGGCGGTGTCTGCACGGGAACGGCGGTGCCCTGCACGCCGTCCAGCACCTGCCAGATCGCGGCCTGCAATCCGGCCACCGGGAGCTGCTCCGAGACACCGAAGGACGACGGGGCGAGCTGCAGCGACGGGAATGCCTGCACGCTGTCCGACATCTGCCTGGACGGGCAGTGCAGCGGCGCGGATCCCAAGGTCTGCCCGGTCGAGCGGAGCTGCCTCGTCGCGTCGTGCACGCCAGGGAACGGCGTGTGCCAGGCGGCCGTGAGTCGCCCGGACGGGACACCTTGCGCCGATCCCACCTCGAGCGGCTGGCTACCCGCCGCGTCGCTCTCCGAGGGGCGCGTGTACCACACGGCCACGGAGCTGCTGGACGGGACGGTGCTCGTCGTGGGCGCAGGCTTCCCGGTGAACGGGAGCTGGTCCGGCGCGAGCTACCTGGCCTCGGCGGAGCGGTACGATCCGGTGACCGACACGTGGTCGTCGGCCGGCGCGCTGACGACGGCGCGTGGTCTCCACACGGCGACGCGGCTGCCCGACGGGACGGTGCTGGTCACCGGGGGTCTGGGTCAGGCACAGACGGCGACCGCGGAGCGGTACGATCCGGTGAGCAACACCTGGAGCGTCGTCCCGTCGATGAGCGTGGCGCGCAGCCGTCATGCGGCCACGTTGCTTTCGAGCGGCGAGGTGCTGGTCGCCGGAGGGACGCCGAGCACGACCGTGGTGGAGCGCTACGATCCGACCACCAACGCCTGGACGATCGGGACACCGAAGCTCCGCGCGGACGGGATCCTGGCGGTCCCCTTGCTGGACGGGCGGGTGCTGGTGCTCGGGGCGAGCGTGAGCAACCACGAGGCCTACGATCCGGTCACCGCCACCTGGCAGGTGGTGGGCAGCACCGACGTTGCGCGCAGCAACCCCACGGCGACGCGGCTTCCCAGCGGGAAGGTGCTGGTCCTGGGCGGGGGGACGTCGACGACCACGCGCCGCAGGGCGGAGGTGTTCGATCCGGCCACGAACACGTTCACCATCACGACGCCGCTGAGCACCCAGCGCTCGGGGCAAGGCGCCGCGCTGCTCGCGGACGGGACGGTCCTGGTGATGGGCAGCGAGGGGTTCGACACGGCGCCGCCCGTGGCCGTCGAGCGGTACGACGAGACGAGCACCACGTGGCCCATGGATCCGCCGCTGGTGCGAGGGGTGTACCTCCACAGCACGACGCGGCTCGCGGATGGGCGTGTGCTGATCGCGGGGGGGTGCACGTCGTCGTCCGCTGCGTCGTGCGGCACGAACGAGGCGTGGATCTACGTGCCCGGTGGCGTGTTCGCGGGCGAAGGGGTGTGCAGCGAGAGCGTCTGTGTCGCCGTGGGAGGACCAGGCGCGGGGAGTGGTGGGGCCGGGGGCGTGAGCCAGGGCGTCGGTGGCAGCGGCGGCGCCAGCGGCAGTGGTGGGGCCGGGGGCAGTGGAGGTGCGGGAGCCAGCGGTGGGGCCGGGGGCAACGGTGGCGCTGGAGGCGATGGGGGGGCGGGGGCGGCCAGTCAGGGGGCGGGCGGCAGCGGGAGCGTCAGCGGCAGTGGCGGGGCTGGAGCCAGCGGCGCGGGTGGCGCTTCGAGCAGCAGCACCAGCGGCGCGGGCGGCGCTTCGAGCAGCAGCACCAGTGGTGCGGGTGGTGCTTCCAGCTCGGGGGCAGGGGGGCAGGGACCTGACGAGGATGGCCCCGGCTCCCCCTCTTCGCCGAGTGGGCACACGATCATTCAGTTCTGCGAGATCAGCTGGTCGTCCGAGATGCCAACCACCTGGCCATGGTGCTTGCTCGCGGGTCTGCTGACCTTGCGACGAGGGCGCCGACGAACCGTTCAGCCCCCGAACGGAGCGACGACGGACGTGGAACTGAACCTCCCCGGTTCACCACCGCCCATCGTCTCCCTGCGCCGGGGGGCGCATCTCACTGACAGACCTTGCCTCGCCCCCGAAGCAGCTCTTCACAGCGCCCCTTCGGGCAGTCGTCATGCTTGTCGCACGACTTGCGACACACCGGCTTCACGGCCTTGA
- a CDS encoding kelch repeat-containing protein, with translation MMGRRCRPGSDGADGGYDRSVTPRIAPYARLMLGALLALGGCGTSEPQREPSERGSDRGPDRGADLRARFPEHAPRILDAAAAFSVSPEGFVTWNAPLAVTTGRDAAGEVPGIEGMADGAREGLRVTLPGRGEGALRFTLPAFEAKVREVGATGEGALVGSAVVYPREGGASFWAVTAGGVEEWLLFEQGVKEGTPAAVWEVEGASLRQRGAGIEVLDALGAPRLRVDAPEAVAVGGRPVDVRLAARGERIELFVRGAAGVPVLVDPSWVVVGAMDQARAFHTATELPDGRVLVAGGEQQTIQNGHPNSEFTEDRTAGLSTVRFFHPEDQGWSAAPSMSTQRTRHTATLLLDGRVLVVGGRSGDRFYASAEIYDPATNAWKVVAPMASTRRHHSATLLQDGRVLVAGGSNWLNRPLNTSSQVYDPSTDTWSPETAANTYRHAHTATRLADGKVLVVGGYVGVFAASAEVYDPAGDTWTVVSRPQRSHEGGHSATLLPDGRVLVVGGDRYWDPSWSEAEIYDPVAGTWTDAPGSVGSWNLASGFTTYGIRGRPAVTLPGGKLLLTGGQEYVFRNCGTASCEKTTFYDRLSRTEVFDPATLGWSLGPAMSAPHGMHTATLLASGKVLVTGGYSSAPNLRLIPSNRVELLALVDPGTPCAAASDCAGAACVDGVCCDTTCAGPCEACSVAAGAMIDGVCAPISGPPCDDGNGCTQADTCDAGACVGAPVADGVACDDGTSCTAGDVCAGGVCTGAPVLEGTPCDDGDACTQVDTCSGGACVGGAPVVCTSTGDCDVARCHPATGLCMHVPAAGGTPCDDGVLCTHTDECQGGVCAGTAVTCTPSSTCQIATCDPGTGGCVEAPRDDGESCNDGDGCTLVDTCLDGVCGGGEPKVCPVARSCLVAPCISPSGGCAQPVFRPDGSPCPDPTSSRWVPVAPMAEGRVYHTATELLDGTVLVVGAGFPVSETVWTGATYLASAERYDPVTDTWSSAGTLTTARGLHTATRLPDGTVLVAGGRGASQTATAERYDPGSNTWSVVTSMNVARGQHAATLLPNEKVFVVGGKPHTSHLELFDPVTGTWALASSNHFDVGCLAVPLLDGRVLVVNAARAPYDIYDPVADTWAQTGMARILPKPTATRLPSGKVLVLGSDLITNGGREGWLLNPVTKGFNETSSMLGLRSEHGAALLQDGTVLVMGGRGANLTLSRITERYDEASNKWRPDAPLEKGVYRHTTTRLADGRVLIVGGCTSSCGTNEAWIYEPGSVFAGEGVCSQSVCVAGGGSGSGGSGGSGGSGGGEGVGGSHGVGAGGGAGGSGGPGGAGGHGADGGGSGATGGGAGAGTGGTAAGGGAGGDVSTSGTGGATTSSSTSGVGGATTSSTSGVGGATTSSTSGVGGATTSSTSGVGGATSSSGTSGVGGATSSSGATTTGTGGQGTDEEDAAVSPEGGHTIIRFCGVGRSSGIAGIWPWCVLAGLLTLRRRHRTERSQLRMAPRRRSIRSRQRTPSIRTPGVQEATSARSGRSVSRRFMGPLAGAATRTDGTG, from the coding sequence ATGATGGGTCGGCGTTGCAGGCCAGGCAGTGACGGGGCGGACGGAGGGTACGATCGCTCGGTCACGCCACGGATCGCCCCGTATGCGCGGCTGATGCTCGGAGCGCTGCTCGCGCTGGGTGGGTGCGGCACGTCCGAGCCGCAGCGCGAGCCGTCCGAACGAGGCTCGGATCGAGGACCTGATCGAGGCGCCGATCTGCGGGCACGGTTCCCGGAGCACGCACCGCGCATCCTGGACGCTGCCGCCGCGTTCAGTGTGTCGCCGGAAGGGTTCGTGACCTGGAACGCGCCCTTGGCGGTGACCACCGGGCGTGACGCGGCGGGGGAGGTGCCAGGGATCGAGGGGATGGCGGACGGCGCGAGAGAAGGGCTACGGGTGACGTTACCCGGGCGTGGAGAAGGGGCGCTTCGCTTCACGCTGCCAGCCTTCGAGGCGAAGGTCCGCGAGGTCGGAGCGACGGGAGAGGGCGCACTCGTGGGCAGCGCCGTGGTGTACCCGCGCGAAGGGGGCGCGTCGTTCTGGGCCGTGACGGCAGGAGGCGTCGAGGAGTGGCTGCTCTTCGAGCAAGGGGTGAAGGAAGGGACCCCGGCGGCGGTCTGGGAGGTGGAGGGGGCCTCGCTGCGGCAGCGTGGCGCAGGGATCGAGGTGCTGGACGCGCTCGGAGCACCTCGGCTGAGGGTGGATGCGCCCGAAGCGGTGGCCGTGGGAGGGCGGCCGGTCGACGTGCGGCTCGCGGCGCGCGGGGAGCGCATCGAGCTGTTCGTGCGCGGCGCGGCCGGGGTGCCGGTGCTGGTCGATCCGAGCTGGGTCGTCGTCGGGGCGATGGACCAGGCGCGAGCCTTCCACACGGCCACGGAGCTCCCGGACGGGCGGGTGCTCGTCGCCGGCGGAGAGCAGCAGACGATCCAGAATGGCCATCCGAATTCCGAGTTCACGGAGGACCGGACGGCAGGCCTGTCGACGGTGCGCTTCTTCCATCCCGAGGACCAGGGGTGGTCGGCTGCGCCTTCGATGAGCACGCAGCGCACCCGGCATACCGCCACCTTGCTCCTGGATGGTCGGGTGCTCGTGGTGGGTGGGCGGAGCGGTGACCGCTTCTATGCCTCGGCGGAGATCTACGATCCGGCCACGAATGCCTGGAAGGTCGTTGCCCCCATGGCGTCGACGAGACGTCACCACTCCGCCACCTTGCTCCAGGATGGACGGGTGCTCGTGGCGGGGGGGTCGAACTGGCTCAACAGACCCCTCAACACGAGCAGCCAGGTCTACGATCCGTCGACCGACACCTGGAGCCCCGAGACCGCTGCGAACACGTATCGACACGCTCACACGGCGACGCGGCTCGCGGACGGGAAGGTCCTGGTCGTCGGGGGATACGTCGGCGTCTTCGCCGCCTCCGCCGAGGTCTACGACCCTGCGGGCGACACCTGGACGGTCGTCAGCAGGCCGCAGCGTTCTCACGAAGGGGGCCACTCCGCAACGCTGCTTCCCGATGGTCGGGTGCTCGTGGTGGGCGGCGACCGTTACTGGGACCCGAGCTGGAGCGAGGCGGAGATCTACGATCCGGTCGCGGGGACCTGGACCGATGCCCCTGGCTCCGTCGGTTCCTGGAACCTCGCTTCAGGCTTCACCACGTACGGCATCCGCGGCCGCCCTGCGGTGACCTTGCCCGGCGGGAAGCTCCTGCTGACCGGCGGGCAAGAGTACGTCTTCAGGAACTGCGGCACGGCGTCGTGCGAAAAAACCACCTTCTACGACAGGCTGAGCCGGACCGAGGTCTTCGATCCGGCGACCCTGGGGTGGTCGCTCGGTCCGGCGATGAGCGCGCCGCACGGCATGCACACCGCCACCTTGCTCGCGAGCGGGAAGGTGCTCGTGACGGGAGGCTACTCGAGCGCGCCGAACCTGCGGCTCATCCCCTCCAACCGGGTCGAGCTCCTGGCGCTCGTCGATCCGGGTACGCCCTGCGCGGCGGCGAGTGATTGCGCGGGCGCCGCCTGTGTGGATGGGGTCTGCTGCGACACGACCTGTGCCGGGCCCTGCGAGGCGTGCTCGGTCGCAGCAGGGGCCATGATCGATGGGGTGTGCGCGCCGATCTCCGGCCCCCCTTGCGACGATGGGAACGGCTGCACGCAGGCCGACACGTGCGACGCGGGGGCGTGCGTGGGGGCGCCCGTGGCCGACGGGGTGGCCTGCGACGATGGGACGAGCTGCACGGCGGGCGACGTGTGCGCAGGCGGGGTGTGCACGGGGGCGCCCGTCCTGGAGGGGACGCCCTGCGACGATGGCGATGCGTGTACGCAGGTGGACACCTGCTCGGGGGGCGCGTGCGTGGGCGGCGCGCCGGTGGTCTGCACGTCGACCGGAGACTGCGACGTCGCGCGGTGCCACCCTGCGACCGGGCTTTGCATGCATGTGCCCGCCGCGGGAGGGACGCCGTGTGACGATGGCGTCCTCTGCACCCACACGGACGAGTGCCAGGGAGGGGTCTGCGCGGGGACGGCGGTGACCTGCACACCGTCCAGCACCTGCCAGATCGCGACCTGCGATCCGGGCACGGGGGGCTGCGTCGAGGCGCCGAGGGACGACGGCGAGAGCTGCAACGACGGCGACGGCTGCACGCTGGTCGACACCTGCCTCGACGGGGTGTGCGGCGGCGGGGAGCCGAAGGTCTGTCCGGTGGCGAGGAGCTGTCTCGTCGCGCCCTGCATCTCGCCGAGCGGGGGGTGCGCGCAGCCGGTTTTCCGCCCTGACGGGTCGCCCTGTCCCGACCCGACGTCGAGCCGGTGGGTGCCCGTCGCGCCGATGGCCGAGGGCCGCGTGTACCACACGGCGACGGAGCTTCTGGATGGGACGGTGCTGGTCGTGGGCGCTGGCTTCCCGGTGAGCGAGACCGTGTGGACCGGCGCGACGTACCTGGCGTCGGCAGAGCGGTACGATCCCGTGACCGACACGTGGTCGTCGGCCGGGACCCTGACGACGGCACGAGGGCTCCACACGGCCACGCGGTTGCCCGACGGGACGGTGCTGGTGGCCGGGGGCCGGGGCGCCTCGCAGACGGCGACGGCAGAGCGGTACGATCCGGGGAGCAACACCTGGAGCGTCGTCACGTCCATGAACGTGGCGCGCGGCCAGCACGCCGCCACGCTGCTGCCGAACGAGAAGGTGTTCGTCGTCGGAGGGAAGCCGCACACGAGCCATCTGGAGCTGTTCGATCCGGTGACGGGCACCTGGGCGCTCGCCTCATCGAATCACTTCGATGTCGGATGCCTCGCCGTCCCGCTGCTGGATGGCCGGGTCCTGGTGGTCAACGCGGCGCGCGCCCCGTACGACATCTACGACCCGGTCGCGGACACGTGGGCTCAGACCGGCATGGCGCGCATCCTCCCCAAGCCCACCGCGACACGGCTCCCGAGCGGCAAGGTCCTCGTTCTGGGCAGCGATCTCATCACCAATGGGGGCAGGGAGGGCTGGCTGCTCAATCCGGTGACGAAAGGCTTCAACGAGACGTCTTCGATGCTCGGGCTGCGCTCCGAACACGGGGCTGCACTGCTGCAGGACGGGACGGTGCTGGTGATGGGCGGGCGAGGGGCCAATCTGACCCTCTCGAGGATCACCGAGCGCTACGATGAAGCGAGCAACAAGTGGCGTCCGGACGCGCCCCTGGAGAAAGGGGTCTACCGCCACACGACGACGCGACTCGCCGATGGGCGGGTGCTGATCGTCGGCGGCTGTACGTCGTCGTGCGGCACGAACGAGGCGTGGATCTACGAGCCGGGCAGCGTGTTCGCCGGGGAAGGGGTGTGCAGCCAGAGCGTCTGCGTCGCTGGGGGCGGGTCTGGATCGGGGGGGAGCGGTGGTTCGGGGGGCAGTGGTGGTGGTGAAGGCGTCGGGGGAAGCCATGGGGTCGGCGCAGGTGGCGGGGCTGGTGGAAGCGGTGGTCCGGGTGGCGCCGGTGGCCATGGTGCGGACGGGGGAGGCAGTGGCGCGACGGGGGGTGGAGCTGGAGCTGGGACAGGAGGAACTGCCGCGGGTGGCGGAGCTGGTGGTGACGTGAGCACGAGTGGAACCGGTGGCGCGACCACCAGCAGCAGCACGAGTGGCGTCGGTGGTGCGACCACCAGCAGCACGAGTGGCGTCGGTGGTGCGACCACCAGCAGCACGAGTGGCGTCGGTGGTGCGACCACCAGCAGCACGAGTGGCGTCGGTGGCGCGACCAGCAGCAGCGGCACGAGTGGCGTCGGCGGCGCGACCAGCAGCAGCGGCGCGACCACCACGGGGACAGGGGGTCAGGGGACCGACGAGGAAGACGCTGCCGTCTCACCGGAGGGGGGACACACGATCATCCGGTTCTGCGGTGTCGGTCGTTCTTCCGGGATCGCAGGCATCTGGCCCTGGTGTGTGCTCGCAGGGCTGCTGACCCTCCGTCGGAGGCATCGCACCGAGAGGAGCCAGCTCCGGATGGCGCCACGACGTCGATCCATCAGGTCGCGCCAACGCACCCCGTCGATCCGCACGCCGGGTGTTCAGGAAGCGACCTCGGCGCGCTCCGGGCGCAGCGTTTCCCGACGTTTCATGGGACCATTGGCTGGCGCGGCGACGCGAACGGACGGCACGGGCTGA
- a CDS encoding NAD-dependent epimerase/dehydratase family protein, with protein MGRPLLITGSEGLIGRALGQSLVASGFEIRGLDLRARAGIGQGDVRVLETVRERMRDCVGVVHLAAVSRVIWGEQDPQGCWETNVGGTGNVLTAALGAQHRPWVLFASSREVYGQPRDVPVSEDAPLAPLNVYGRSKVMGERLLEEVREAGLRTAVVRLSNVYGSPEDHPDRVVPAFARAALLRGQLRVDGAGNTFDFTHLSDTVRGLVGLVAALEGGEGKLPPVHLVTGIPTTLGALARLAVTLAGTGAEVVEAAPRDFDVSHFHGSPQRAKEILGWEAQVSIEAGLAKLIEAFRGPCRQLGTMHHGRRG; from the coding sequence GTGGGTCGGCCTCTCCTCATCACGGGTTCCGAAGGACTGATCGGCCGCGCGCTGGGGCAGTCGCTCGTCGCGTCTGGCTTCGAGATCCGCGGGCTCGACCTCCGGGCGAGAGCAGGAATCGGACAGGGCGATGTCCGCGTGCTGGAGACCGTCCGGGAACGGATGAGGGACTGCGTGGGGGTCGTGCATCTCGCCGCCGTGTCGCGGGTGATCTGGGGCGAGCAGGATCCGCAGGGGTGCTGGGAGACGAACGTGGGTGGCACGGGGAACGTGCTCACCGCCGCCCTCGGGGCCCAGCATCGACCCTGGGTGCTGTTCGCGAGCAGCCGAGAAGTCTACGGGCAACCCCGCGACGTGCCGGTCTCCGAGGACGCACCGCTCGCCCCGTTGAACGTCTACGGCCGCTCGAAGGTCATGGGGGAGCGCCTGCTCGAGGAGGTCAGGGAAGCCGGACTGCGCACGGCCGTGGTCCGCCTCTCCAACGTCTACGGGAGCCCCGAAGATCACCCCGATCGGGTCGTCCCGGCGTTCGCACGCGCGGCGCTCCTCCGTGGGCAACTGCGCGTGGACGGCGCCGGCAACACGTTCGACTTCACGCATCTGAGCGATACGGTGCGCGGGCTCGTGGGCCTCGTCGCGGCGCTGGAGGGGGGAGAGGGCAAGCTCCCGCCGGTGCACCTGGTCACGGGCATCCCCACGACGCTCGGCGCGCTGGCCAGGCTCGCCGTGACCCTCGCCGGGACGGGGGCCGAGGTGGTCGAGGCGGCGCCCCGCGACTTCGACGTATCGCACTTTCACGGCTCCCCGCAGCGAGCGAAGGAGATCCTCGGCTGGGAAGCCCAGGTGTCGATCGAGGCGGGGCTGGCGAAGCTCATCGAAGCCTTCAGAGGACCATGCCGGCAGCTCGGCACCATGCACCATGGACGCAGAGGATGA